Proteins encoded by one window of Vigna radiata var. radiata cultivar VC1973A chromosome 5, Vradiata_ver6, whole genome shotgun sequence:
- the LOC106761776 gene encoding BURP domain protein RD22-like, with protein MEFQCLALFFSLIVILMAAQAALPPXVYWERMLPNTPXPKVIREFPKLDGVKEISSQDVRETSSQNALPFYYVYYKKKELHDGVRQISSQDGFVSMDGVKKNQLKDDSKEIPSQDETPYDPKSKENVVLRGIDPVANHHHHDHSKPTLFFLEEGLRRGAKLDLYFPKTKYLTPLLPREITEHLPFSSEKINEILEILAVKPDSKNAENMEETLKNCEDPGMNGEEKHCATSLESMVDFVTSKLGKNVHVTSTEVEIESKSQKFIVKDGVKLLAEEEIIACHPMDYPYVVFYCHKILNSTAHFMPLEGEDGSRVKAVAICHKDTSEWDPNYIAMQVLKVKPGTSPVCHFFPDGHLLWYAKEG; from the exons ATGGAGTTTCAGTGCCTTGCattgtttttttctctcatt GTGATACTGATGGCTGCTCAGGCTGCCTTACCTCCAGANGTTTACTGGGAAAGGATGCTTCCAAACACACCANTCCCCAAAGTAATCAGAGAATTTCCCAAGCTAG ATGGTGTCAAAGAGATTTCATCACAAGATGTTAGAGAGACTTCATCTCAAAATGCACTCCCTTTCTACTATGTCTAttataagaaaaaggaattacATGATGGTGTCAGACAGATTTCATCACAAGATGGTTTTGTTTCCATGGATGGTGTAAAGAAAAATCAGTTGAAAGATGATTCCAAAGAAATTCCATCACAAGATGAGACACCTTATGACCCTAAATCAAAGGAAAATGTTGTTCTTCGAGGGATAGACCCAGTGGCTAATCACCATCATCATGATCACTCAAAACCAACTCTATTTTTCTTAGAAGAAGGATTGAGGCGGGGAGCAAAATTGGATCTGTATTTccctaaaacaaaatatttaacccCGTTGTTGCCCCGGGAAATTACAGAACACTTACCATTCTCATCagaaaagataaatgaaatattagagATTTTGGCTGTGAAGCCAGATTCTAAGAATGCTGAGAATATGGAGGAAACTCTGAAGAACTGTGAAGATCCTGGAATGAATGGTGAAGAAAAACACTGTGCAACTTCATTAGAATCCATGGTAGACTTTGTCACTTCTAAACTTGGCAAGAACGTCCATGTTACTTCTACAGAGGTAGAAATTGAAAGTAAGTCCCAAAAGTTCATAGTTAAAGATGGAGTGAAACTTTTAGCAGAAGAAGAGATAATTGCATGTCACCCAATGGATTACCCATACGTTGTTTTTTATTGCCATAAGATATTAAATAGCACTGCACATTTTATGCCATTGGAGGGAGAAGATGGAAGTAGGGTTAAAGCTGTAGCAATCTGCCACAAAGACACATCAGAATGGGATCCAAACTATATTGCAATGCAAGTTCTCAAAGTGAAGCCTGGGACCAGTCCTGTGTGTCATTTCTTCCCTGACGGTCATCTTCTTTGGTATGCTAAAGAGGGTTAA